From Triticum aestivum cultivar Chinese Spring chromosome 4A, IWGSC CS RefSeq v2.1, whole genome shotgun sequence, a single genomic window includes:
- the LOC123081983 gene encoding uncharacterized protein, whose product MHTRIRPNHPAAVVAGHQDGGGNHQPILRPQRRRVPRTDAAATARVTRRVGVVATGVVNAALGAGPTVAGWAATLDWVVSNCPGIDGDEMVHRPTWPFTCKDPMNLVYATKMEHAH is encoded by the exons ATGCACACACGGATCCGGCCTAACCATCCTGCAGCTGTGGTGGCGGGCCACCAGGACGGCGGCGGGAACCACCAACCCATCTTGAGACCTCAACGACGGCGGGTACCAAGAACCGATGCTGCAGCAACCGCGCGCGTCACAAGGAGGGTGGGTGTGGTTGCTACCGGAGTAGTGAATGCTGCGCTTGGCGCTGGACCAACAGTGGCTGGGTGGGCCGCGACGCTTGATTGGGTCGTTTCCAACTGCCCCGGCATCGATGGCGACGAGATGGTGCACCGACCAACATGGCCATTCACGTGCAAGGACCCCATGAATCTCGTGTACGCGACCAAG ATGGAACATGCACATTAA